GGGGACAGGTACCCGGAGTCGAGGCGGGTGACCCCTGGCCCGACATCGGGATCGCCGCCGTGCAGGAACGCGCCGTACTTCTGAGCGAGGTGGATCGGGTCGCCGGGCGGCGTGATCGAGTAGCGCTTGACGTCCGATTCGGGGTTGCTCCAGACGCGGTCCGGGTCGACGCCGGTGCCTGCGGCCGATGCGTACACCACGCGGTCGGCGCGCATACCCAACTGTTCGGCCGTCCCGACAATCGATCCGCCGTACGAATGCCCGATGACAGTTGTCTTCGCATCGGGCGCGACGGCCCCCAGCTCGGAGTCCAACGCACGCGTGAACTCGACGAGTCTGGGCGCGTTCACTGCAGCGAGTGTGGGATCGACAGCCATTTCAATGGACTTCGTCGTCCTCGGATCGGCGACGATGTGCTGGGGGAACGGACCGTCGGCCCACACGATCACGGGCGCGTTCGACTTCTCACTCAGCTTCAACGCCTTCTTCCGGAGCGAGTCGATGTCGTCGAGTCCTGTGCCGGTGCCGGGGACGAAGACGCCGACATTGGTGGTCGTCGGAGTCAGCTCGCCGACGATCTCGATGAACTCGCCCGTGTCCGGGCGGAAAGCCAAGAAGGTTCGACCGTCGGCGAGCATCGACCTGAGCCGTTCCGCACGATCGTCGTCCACATTTCCCGTCCATCCTTCGCCCAGTGCTTCGCGAAGCTCAGCTCGGATCGTCACCTCGTTCGCCACGGCGCGGTCGGCGAACGGAATCCCGTCCAGGTTGCCGATCACCGTGGACCTGTCTTTGATGATCTCGTTTCGTTCGGACTCGGAGAGCGACTCCCACGCCCGACGACGCATCTCGACATCAGTCATCTGGGAGAGCAGGTCTGCCGCGCGTTCCGGTGTCACGACCGCGCCGGACGGCAGGACGACGGCGTCCGGGTCCGACCCCGTCAGTTGGGCTGCGAAGGAGTCGAGTGCGGCGCTGTGTGTTCGATCCAGACGCGTGGCCTGCTCGAGCAGACCCTGGATCTGTTCGCCGGCGTCCAATGCGGCGGCCCGACGATCCGGGTCCGGATGCGTGACTCTCCCGTCGGGAGTCAGCAGGAATCGATCGGCGCGAAGTCCGTCCACGGCGCTGCGCAGGACCGTCTGAAGATCGGCGAGCTCCGAGTACGCGGTCCGTACTGACTCGGCCGCGTCGTCGACGGTGTGGGCGGTGCGGACGATCGATGCGGTTACTGTGCCGATCCTGGTGCGGGCGGCCACCTCGGTGACACCTCGCCACTCTCGGTCCTTTGATGCGCTGCGCTCGCAGGTGCGCCCGGTGTCGATGAGACGGCCGGTCAGGGTGGTCAGTGATGAGGCGGCCGCGGGGAGCCCGCTCAAGTCCCAGCCGATCACCTCGTCGACCCCGACGGTCATCGTGGGCCGCCGACGGACGCAGTTGAGAGCGCTGCGGCGGACGCGCGGTCGGACTCCTCAGTGAGCGCGTCGAACCGTGCCAGGGCGTCGCCGAGGGCTGTCAGCCGGTTGGCGTCGGCTGTTGTCGCCTTCGACGCCGCTGAACAGAACGTGGCGCATGCGGCGACGACGCGGCTGGAGCCTGATCCGGTGGGAGGTGACGGCCGTTCCGCAGAGAGCGCTTCGCCGCCGGCACGCCAGTCCGCCGCGATCTGAGCGACCTGGCCGGGTGTGATCCCGAAGTTCGACATGGCGTTCCCCGTCCTTGGCCCGGTGCCGGGCCTCTACTACTTAGACGCACGGGACACCAGGAGCGGTTCTGCCGAATTCCACAGCCTCTCGACTCGGCTCGAGGAACAGGAGATCCCGCTCCTCGAGCGGAGTGGAGAGGAGGTCAGGCGTGGACGCCTGCCTCGATGTCGGCGAGGAGATTGGCGACGGTCTCGCCGGAGTCGGTCTTGTTGGTGCCGATGAATCCCGACGGACCGCGTTTGATCCAGCCCGTCACATACATGCCTGGCGTGTCGACGACGCGGCCGGCGACGTTGGCGACGGTGCCGGTGTCGTCGTCGAACGGGAGGCCGGGGACCGGGACGCCGCGGTAGCCGATCGAGGTGAGGACCAGGCCGGCCTCCACAACGGTCTCGGTGTCGGCGCCGGTCCGTGCGAAGCGGACTCCGGTCGCCCGCGAATCGCCTTCGATCGTGAGGGGCGTCTGCCCGAAGGCGAGGCGGATGAACGGCTCGGCCGGCTTCTCGCTCTGCGAGAGTTCCTGCAGGAGAGATACCTTCGCGGCGATCGTCGGGTCGTCGATGCCGTCGACGGACGCACCCTCCAGGTCGGCCGGGTCGACCCACACTCGTGCCTTGCCGTCGGCCAGGCCGATCAACTCGGGCAAGGTGAACGCTGCGTGCTCGGGGCCGCGTCGAGCGGCGACGACCACTTCCTTGACCTTCGACTCTCGCAGCACGGCCAGAGCCGCGGGCGAGATGTCTGTCGCCGCGAGAGCCTCGACGTCCGCGGTCAGGATGCGGGCGACGTCCAGAGCCACGTTGCCGTTGCCGATCACCACAACACGCTCGGTCGACAGGTCGGGCACCGCGGACGCGAAATCAGGATGGCCGTTGTACCACCCGACCAGAGCTGTGGCGCTCTGAACGCCAGGCAGATCGGCGCCGGGCACGGGCAGCGGCTTGTCGGTCGGTGCTCCGCCCGCCCACAGCACCGCGTGGTGCTTGGACCGCAGCTCGTCGAGCGTCACATCACGTCCCACCTCGGTGTTCAGCAGGATCGTGATGTTCGGATGGCGAGCGACCTCGTCGAACAGGTCCATCACCAGACGGGTCGACTTGTGGTCGGGTGCGACGCCGAACCGGGACAGGCCGAACGGCAGGTTCAGACGCTCGTACACGGTGACACGCACACGCGGCTGCTTGAGCAGCTCGTCGGCGGCGTACATCGCTGACGGTCCGGATCCGACGATCGCGACGTCGACAACGGCCGGTCCGCCGCGAAGAGCCTTCGGCTTGTCGATCGGGGCGAGCGGCAGACGCCAGTCCTGCTGGACGGGAAAGCGGACCGAATCCTGTTGCGTGTAGCCGTAATGCGCGGCGTTCACGTCGACGAATCGGGCGGCCTTCTCCTCAAGGCGATGACCGGGGACGATCGCGCCGACCGGGCATGCAGACACGCATGCGCCGCAGTCGACACACGTCGACGGGTCGATGTAGAGCATCTCGGCGATGCCGAAATCCGGCTCGTCGGGAGTGGGGTGGATGCAGTTGACAGGGCATGCGTAGACGCACGAGGCGTCGCCGCAGCACGCCTGGGTTACAACGTGGGGCACCGGCGGGTCAGCTCGCGTTGTATGCGGGCTCGCTGCGGAATCGCGACTCGCGGCCGTCGATCTTCATCGCACGCCACACCTGGCGGGAGACCGGATTCATCAGGCCGCACTGCTCCGACAACATGCGAACGTCGCCGAACACTCCGGAGAGGAACACGCGCGACTTCTCGGACTCCCAGAAGATGTCCTTCATGACCTCACGGGGGACGTTGAACTCCTTGCGGAACTCGTTCGGCGGGATGACGATCGCGTCGCAAAGGATGCGCATGACGATCGGCATGAACACCGACAGTGCGAACTTGGTGAGTCGGCCCTTCGCGGGGATGGTCGCACGCAGGTGATTGTGAGCGAACGAGATGTGGCGTGCTTCTTCGGCCACGTGGAGTTCCATGACCGCCGACATCGCGGGATGCATGTTCGACTTCGGGCTGCGCAGGAAGTCTTTCTGGATGTGGTCGATGGGCTCTTCGCCCGCGAGCACGCCGAAGTAGAAGATCGTCGGCGTGATCGTCGAGAACAGCGGGATGATCGGCGAGATGGCGCGCAGCCAGGTGCGCATGCCCGGCGTCTTCATGCCGATGCGGTTCACCAGCTCCTGGAACATGAGGGTGTGGTTGCACTCCTCCTTGGCCTCATGGGTGGTGTATCGGAATCGCTTGTCTCCGTTGGGAAGGCGGTCCGCGTACTGCATCAGGCCGCGGATGAGGATCGACTCGAACTGGAGGCCGACCTTGGCGACGTTCGCCTGGCGCCACATGCCGATGCGAATCTGCTCAGACTCGGGGAGCGCCTGGTACCACGGGTGGCGGCCGATCGGGTCGACCTCGTAGTTGAGGATCCAGCGGGGATCGTTCTCGAAGATCTCGAGCTCGGGGGAGTCCCACGCGATGTCGAGGTAGGGGTCGAAGTTCCGATGCACCGACGCCGACGACAGGTCGTCGAGGACCTGCTCGTAGTTCAGTTCGGCTGCCTGCTTGGCCGGCGGCTGGTACGCGGTGGGCCGGGGCTGCGTCGACGTCATTGTCGTGTCCTCTCGCTATCTCGACGGGATGTCCGTCGAAGCAACTTCTCACTGACTACCGTGACACTCTTCATTGATCTTGTCAATGGGCAATGGCACGATCGCCGGCGATGAATGCCCGGTGAGCCACATCACTCGGAGATGGAGGGGAGACGCCTCCTCGTGGGAGAAGATATCCGTATGGAAGCAGTGCTCATCGTCGTCCTCTGTGTGCTCGCGATAGCCGCCGCGAATCAGCTCGCGCCTCGGTTGCGATTGGCCGCCCCGCTGTTGCTCGTGCTGGTCGGAGTGGTCGTCAGTTACCTGCCGAACGTTCCGAAGATCGACGTCGACCCCGAGATCATCCTGATCGGTGTCCTGCCTCCGCTCCTGTACGCGGCCGCTGTCGCAATGCCGACGATGGAGTTCAAGCGCGACCTCCGAGCCATCAGTGGTCTTGCGGTAGTGCTGGTGGTGATCAGTTCGCTCGGGCTGGGGCTGGTGTTCATGTGGATCCTGCCCGATGCCGACTTCGCGACCGGGGTTGCGCTGGGAGCCATCCTCAGTCCGACCGATGCCGTCGCGACGACGACGGTCAAGCGTGTCGGCGCACCGAACCGCCTCATCACCGTGTTGTCGGGGGAGAGTCTGTTCAACGATGCGAGCGCGCTCGTGCTGTTGCGGGCGGCGATCGCCGCGATGGCCGCCAGTGTCTCCCTGTGGGGCGTCGCAGTGTCGTTCGTGTGGGCAGTGGTCGCGGCGGTCGGTGTGGGCGCCGCAGTCGGGTGGATCGTCGTCCGTGTCCGCGCGATGATCTCGAATACCGCGGTCGCGACAGCGGTCTCGTTCGTCACGCCCTACCTCGCGTATGTTCCCGCCGAACTCCTCGAGGGCTCCGGACTCGTCGCCGCCGTCGCGGCGGGTCTGGTGACCGGTCGCGTCGGCGTTCGCCGACTGACCGCTGCGCACCGACTGTCCGACGTCCAGAACTGGCGGATGATCGAGCTGCTCCTCGAGGGCGGGGTCTTCCTGTTGATGGGGCTCGAGCTCAAAGCCCTGGTCACGGAAGTGAACGAGTCCCACGAATCCGTGTGGCACGCTGCCTGGCCTGCCGCACTCGCGTTTGTTCTACTCATCGTGTTCCGGTTCATCGTCGTGATGCCGCTGGTCGCGTGGATCGAGCGGCGAGCGCAACGAGTGATCTCCCACGAGGACAAACTGGCACGGATCCAGGAGACGTTGGCGGGTCCCGACCTGCCGGAGCGATTCACCGAGCGGCGCACCGAGATGGTGCGCACACGTATCGACCGGAGGCTCGCCGACATCGCCTACTACCGCGCGGAGTCGATCGGCGCTCGGGAGGGGTTCGTCCTGGTGTGGGCGGGCATGCGGGGAGTCGTCACGCTTGCTGCGGCACAGACGTTGCCGACCGACACTCCGTACCGGGCGATGCTGGTGCTTCTGGCGTTCTTCGTCGCGGTCGGATCACTGGTGATTCAAGGGACGACGCTCGGAGCGTTCGTCCGGTGGATGAAGCTTCCTGACCACGGCACTCAGGTGGAGTCCGAGCGGCGAGAGCTCGGCCGTGAGATGGCGGCGTTGACGGCCCGGGTGATGTCCGACCCGAAGGTCTGCGGCGCCGACCCCGACATCGCGCTGCGCATCAGGACTCTGCGTGAGCTGGAGGCCACCGCAAGCGACGCCGATCTCGGCGAAGACGCCGACACCGCTCCTGACGTCCTTGATCGTCGAATCGCGACGGCCGACCGGATGCGTGTGATCCGCCGCCACGTCATCGACGAGCAACGCAGGCATCTCCTGGACTTGAGTCAACGCGCCGCCTACAGCTCCGAGGCGCTCACCGCTGTCCTCGACAAACTCGACGCCGAAGAGATCAGTCTCGACGCGCAGACACCGGCTGACGCTGACCGCACGTGAACGGCACGTTCCGGCGTTGTTGCTCGGGGAGCGGGAAGGCGTCAGGAGACGAGGGCGGGAATCGCGCCGAAAACCCAGACGACGGTCGTGGCGAGGAGGAAGATCGAGGCTCCCTGCCAGATCTGCCATCCGCTGTCCGCGCGCCACGCGAGAAGCGTGCGACCCATCGCCGTGACGGCGCCGAGGCCGACGGCCACCGGCCCCGCGATGATGAACGCAGTGTGGACTCCTCCGGTCGTGTTGACCGCTATGACAAGCAACACGAAGCCGATCGCGTACGTCGCGCAGACGTGCAGGGCCGCGCTCTTGCGCTGGTCAGTGCTCACCGGGGTTCCGCCTTTCAAGGCTCAGGAGAATATGCGGCTTTCGCCTCCATTGTATCGAGGGACGTTCGGCCCACCGGTGTCGATGCATTTCGAGAGTGATTGGGACAGAATGAAAGTGAGGCGCAAGACGGGGACCGAACTGCGGTCCCCGGGCCGGTCCGTGAAGGAGTGCATGAGCGATGAGCTTGATTCTGGTCGGAGTGGACGGATCCGAAGCGTCGACGGACGCGGTGAAGTGGGCGGCCCGGACCGCACAAGCCGAACACTTGCCGCTGAAGATCGTCGCAGCGTACACATCCACCACCAGCGACTACGCGCCCGGACTGGTGATCCCGCAGGACGTGATCGATGCGATCCGCAGTGAAGCCACCAAGGCTGTCCAATCGGCTGCCGAGACGGCCCGCGAGGAGGTCCCCGGCATCGAACTGAGCGGATCGATCGTTGAAGGCGACGCGGCGCGCGTGATGCTCGAGCTCGGCGGACAAGCACAGACCATCGTCCTCGGAACGCGTGGGCTCGGCAGTGTGAAGGGTCTGTTCCTCGGGTCCGTCAGCACCAACGTCGCGGCACACGCGAAGGGTCGAGTCGTGATCGTGCCCCACGGCGCCCTCGGCGGCGACGGTCCAGTTGTCGTCGGCGTCGACGACTCCGCGATCAGCGACCCCGCGGTCGCCGAGGCCTACCGTCAGGCTGATCTGCGGTCGCGACCGCTCGTCGCGGTCCACACGTGGACTCCGCTCGACGCCGACGCACTCCACGGATTCGGACTCGACGAGACCGAGATCGACGAGATGTCCAAGCAGGCTGTCGAAGCCGTTGCAGAACGGATGGCCGGCTACTCGCAGGACTACCCGGACGTCGACGTGCAGCGCGTGGTGATTCCCGAGGAGCCCGCCAAGGCGATTCTCGATGCGGCAGGCGACTCGGCGTCGCTCATCGTGATGGGCAGCCGCGGGCGCGGTGGATTCACCGGACTGCTCCTCGGCTCACGAAGCCAGAAGGTGCTGCACCACGCCAAAGTGCCGGTGATGATCGTCCGTAAGTGAGTTCTAGACCCCTCGACGCGCGGGGCGGCCGCACAGGGTTACCGCGTGGACTGTGGGTGTTGTTGGCGGCGAACGTCGTCATCGCACTAGGCTTCGGGCTGATCGCTCCGGCGCTGCCGATCTTCGCCAGTGAATTCGGCGTCGGGGTGACTGCCGCGACGGCCGTCGTCTCGGCGTTCGCTGTGATGAGGTTGGCGTTCGCGCCGACTACCGGGCGGCTCGTCACGAAGCTCGGCGAACGCCGAATCTATTTGACCGGGCTGCTGATCGTCGCCCTGTCGACGTTGGCGTGCGCGTTCGCGCAGGACTACTGGCAACTTTTGG
This genomic window from Gordonia sp. PDNC005 contains:
- a CDS encoding alpha/beta hydrolase, with product MTVGVDEVIGWDLSGLPAAASSLTTLTGRLIDTGRTCERSASKDREWRGVTEVAARTRIGTVTASIVRTAHTVDDAAESVRTAYSELADLQTVLRSAVDGLRADRFLLTPDGRVTHPDPDRRAAALDAGEQIQGLLEQATRLDRTHSAALDSFAAQLTGSDPDAVVLPSGAVVTPERAADLLSQMTDVEMRRRAWESLSESERNEIIKDRSTVIGNLDGIPFADRAVANEVTIRAELREALGEGWTGNVDDDRAERLRSMLADGRTFLAFRPDTGEFIEIVGELTPTTTNVGVFVPGTGTGLDDIDSLRKKALKLSEKSNAPVIVWADGPFPQHIVADPRTTKSIEMAVDPTLAAVNAPRLVEFTRALDSELGAVAPDAKTTVIGHSYGGSIVGTAEQLGMRADRVVYASAAGTGVDPDRVWSNPESDVKRYSITPPGDPIHLAQKYGAFLHGGDPDVGPGVTRLDSGYLSPDDDGERRLLQGTSSHTDYLNDFDSDAFTALAKVIAGQEPAPYVDRAPDMPRILERPELAPVIIADEVLDGVVDGFKDTIGGVLRLVG
- a CDS encoding FAD-dependent oxidoreductase — translated: MPHVVTQACCGDASCVYACPVNCIHPTPDEPDFGIAEMLYIDPSTCVDCGACVSACPVGAIVPGHRLEEKAARFVDVNAAHYGYTQQDSVRFPVQQDWRLPLAPIDKPKALRGGPAVVDVAIVGSGPSAMYAADELLKQPRVRVTVYERLNLPFGLSRFGVAPDHKSTRLVMDLFDEVARHPNITILLNTEVGRDVTLDELRSKHHAVLWAGGAPTDKPLPVPGADLPGVQSATALVGWYNGHPDFASAVPDLSTERVVVIGNGNVALDVARILTADVEALAATDISPAALAVLRESKVKEVVVAARRGPEHAAFTLPELIGLADGKARVWVDPADLEGASVDGIDDPTIAAKVSLLQELSQSEKPAEPFIRLAFGQTPLTIEGDSRATGVRFARTGADTETVVEAGLVLTSIGYRGVPVPGLPFDDDTGTVANVAGRVVDTPGMYVTGWIKRGPSGFIGTNKTDSGETVANLLADIEAGVHA
- a CDS encoding diiron oxygenase → MTSTQPRPTAYQPPAKQAAELNYEQVLDDLSSASVHRNFDPYLDIAWDSPELEIFENDPRWILNYEVDPIGRHPWYQALPESEQIRIGMWRQANVAKVGLQFESILIRGLMQYADRLPNGDKRFRYTTHEAKEECNHTLMFQELVNRIGMKTPGMRTWLRAISPIIPLFSTITPTIFYFGVLAGEEPIDHIQKDFLRSPKSNMHPAMSAVMELHVAEEARHISFAHNHLRATIPAKGRLTKFALSVFMPIVMRILCDAIVIPPNEFRKEFNVPREVMKDIFWESEKSRVFLSGVFGDVRMLSEQCGLMNPVSRQVWRAMKIDGRESRFRSEPAYNAS
- a CDS encoding cation:proton antiporter, with amino-acid sequence MEAVLIVVLCVLAIAAANQLAPRLRLAAPLLLVLVGVVVSYLPNVPKIDVDPEIILIGVLPPLLYAAAVAMPTMEFKRDLRAISGLAVVLVVISSLGLGLVFMWILPDADFATGVALGAILSPTDAVATTTVKRVGAPNRLITVLSGESLFNDASALVLLRAAIAAMAASVSLWGVAVSFVWAVVAAVGVGAAVGWIVVRVRAMISNTAVATAVSFVTPYLAYVPAELLEGSGLVAAVAAGLVTGRVGVRRLTAAHRLSDVQNWRMIELLLEGGVFLLMGLELKALVTEVNESHESVWHAAWPAALAFVLLIVFRFIVVMPLVAWIERRAQRVISHEDKLARIQETLAGPDLPERFTERRTEMVRTRIDRRLADIAYYRAESIGAREGFVLVWAGMRGVVTLAAAQTLPTDTPYRAMLVLLAFFVAVGSLVIQGTTLGAFVRWMKLPDHGTQVESERRELGREMAALTARVMSDPKVCGADPDIALRIRTLRELEATASDADLGEDADTAPDVLDRRIATADRMRVIRRHVIDEQRRHLLDLSQRAAYSSEALTAVLDKLDAEEISLDAQTPADADRT
- a CDS encoding universal stress protein, producing the protein MSLILVGVDGSEASTDAVKWAARTAQAEHLPLKIVAAYTSTTSDYAPGLVIPQDVIDAIRSEATKAVQSAAETAREEVPGIELSGSIVEGDAARVMLELGGQAQTIVLGTRGLGSVKGLFLGSVSTNVAAHAKGRVVIVPHGALGGDGPVVVGVDDSAISDPAVAEAYRQADLRSRPLVAVHTWTPLDADALHGFGLDETEIDEMSKQAVEAVAERMAGYSQDYPDVDVQRVVIPEEPAKAILDAAGDSASLIVMGSRGRGGFTGLLLGSRSQKVLHHAKVPVMIVRK